The genomic region ATGAATAGTGACAACCCATCTGAGGAGTTTGAGATGCTGAAAATCCACTAACTTAAAAATCTActattagaaaaataatattatagatTAAATACTTATATTTTAGTTCAATTCGTTTGATTTTTCGAATAAACCAAGCCAACCATTAAGTTTAGACTCATTTTGAAGGCTCTACTTGCAACTATGCATTTTCACCTTTttttttcaccttttttttttcgTTAGGAAAATATTAACGATTCATTCTGTGATTAAAGATTGTATTCATTAGAATAGTGATAATACtacaatattttcttctttttacccTTATTATTCATTATTTGCAACTCTACATAAAAATTCAGTGTCTTTTATAATTCTATTTGGTAGATCTCTTTTTTTGTCCTAAATGGTTAATTATCAAATTTAGTgtccattttttttaaataaataaaagacccCTTAGATGGCGTGTTGCCTTTTTTTGTTGTGTTGTCTTTTGTGTGAATAAATATTGACAGAATTAAATATTTACTTTAAATACAATCTTTAAGCAATGAATTGTTAATATTTTTATAACGAAAAAAATATTTGGTGAAAATGCGTAGTTGCAAGTAGAGCCTTCAAAACGAGTCTAAACTCAATGGTTGGCTTAGTTTACTCGAAAAATGAAACGAATTGAACTAAAATATAAGTATCTAATCTATAATACTATTTTATTTAATAGTAGATTTTTAAGTCAGTCAGCATGTCAAGAGGGTGCCACTATTCATGACATGCTTATTCATACACTATCATCATGCTATCTACAATACGGTCTCTTCCAATGATAATATCATTGGAGGTAGTAACGTTGGCATTGGAGGAGACGAGCTTTGCTGGAGACCACCACAGTAACATTACCATGGAGGAAAACTAAACAAGTTCATTTctataatttttcttttgaaattagTTATAATATGGGAACAGTAGTATAATGCCACAACCAGCACGTTATTTTATGATCCAGATTAAATAACTGTGTTGGAAAAAATAGAATTTACAATAAAACTGTTGTTCCAAAACTGAATCCAAAGAATTGTCACACACATAGTAGTTCATAGAATACTTATGTTCAATTATATTACATGTTCAAAATCCGAAATCTTTTATCACTACTTTTCTTTGTGGGAAGAGTGAACTATATTCAAATTAAGATATGAAAGAACTATATACAAAAGTTTAATTTACtctcaaatttaattttaaaactctCCAAATTTAACAAGTTACTCTATCTCATTCATAATTCCATGAACCGGGATAATTGCATGGTGTCTACAGCACCTGTGCCAGTGCAACACAACACATAATACatccaattatttttttttgtgactataaTCCATCCAATTATTTAATCATTAGAAAGATCAATAGAAAAAACTCTGAGATAAAGCATACCATAAAATGATATAACAAATTCGccaaaatctattttctaattctATTGTATAAACATGCCTATTATCACTATTCTTTGATACTAGAATGTATCTTAATTTTAGTGAGTTGGCTGGCATCAAATCTATTTGAACATTTTGTTATTAAAAATAAGATATATATATTAGAGCAAAAAAGAATAGGCTGTACCTTTTAttcctcaattttttttttcattatgccAAACTATGTCCTGCAACCGTGAAGAGAAGTTTTTTTAGAACTGCATATAAAATCAGTAATGAACAAGGTTAGCTTCAATAAATAACAACTAGGAGTATATGCATTtgtttctaattttcaaaaaagtgattttacaacaatttattattattattattattattattaaaccaattgaaatttaattttaatcataagccattataataattaaaaagaagaaaacgCGAAAGTACCAACATTTTTAGTATTAAAAAAAAAGCAAATGAGACATAAACTACGAAAAACAATGGTTAATTATTAGGTGattaatattttgttattaaCAGAGCTAAGAAACATGCCTTGTGAAACTCCAGTGTGTAGCCACCAGTTTTCCTCAGCTCCACCACGTGCAAGGAGGGCGCCACTTCGAAAACCTAAATAAGTAGTTTTCTATTTTAGAAACCAACATAAAATCTACTATGAGGATTGCTCATCTCCTCCAATGCTAATTCCTAAAGTTCGTCTAGTTTCAGTTTATGCTCATGTTACTGAGGTCTCTTGGGAGCTCATCTCCTCCGATGCGACTGATACTGCCTCTAAGGTTGGTCACAAAATTTCCATCCTTAATCATGATAGGGCCAACCTCGGAGAGAAGGTCCAAGCATGGTGGTAGACAACTCTTTTGAAGCACGGATTGAGCCATACAATACCCTGATAGAAATTGTTCAGTGACATCAGTAGGAGCAGTTTCAACTGCGTAGGTTTTCATCTTCTCCTCAAGATATTGAGGTATTGAGGATGGAACAAGATTCTCAGGCCCAGATGTCAACAGAGCATAAGCTTTCTGATAAAGCAGAGTAACCTACATCATCCCAATCAAACAATTTAACAAATCAAGATTGACATCAATCAAATGCGCTAATGAAAAGCTAGATAATGATACATAGAGGATATACAGGTAATGATGATCTATCAGAACGAGAATGAGGAAAATTCCATTCCAAGTCGGCAATCTGAGCGGATATTATCTCATGCAGCATCCTGGCACAGTTTATGGACAAGTCAATGGTGGCAGATACCTTCTTAGCCTCAAGAGGCAGTCTGAAAAACCAATGTGAAGCATCATTTAAGGCGTCCTTAGCAAGGCGATGGCCTTGGATGGTGGTGAGATCGCAGGAGAGAGCAATTTGGGTGCAGAGGGCTCCCAGGTTGAAGAGAACAGAGGCCTTCTCGAAATGAATATGGTGCTGAGAAGACTTCTGTTGTGGGTTGAAGGCATCGTACCAAACAAAGATAGGCGGATTAGGCAAGTCAGTCATAAGGAACAAAGGCTCAATCATGCAAAGGCATTTGAAATAGTGGATGAGGCAGTCACGGCGAACGGGTAGAGAGAGGTCATCACGCAGCATTTCACTACGCAATTTGTTTAGCATTTGAAGAAGGCCTTCTACTCTCTCTGCCATGCTCTCAGAGTATTTGAAGACAAAGTAGTTGCGCAGAGTCCCGTAGAGGTCTAAGGGCTCAGTCTTCTTCAAAGGAAATGCCAGAATATGTGACGGAAACGAAGATGAGCGGATTGCGAAATTTGTTGGATAAGGAGGAGGCATGTCCCATGGGTTAGCCACCAGCTTTCCACCATCCATAATCTTGAAAGGGCTGTACTCGAAAAGGATGAGGTCAAGGTATATTCCTTGTTGCTTGGGTCTCCAATGGTACGCCTGGCTGCAAATCCCTCCAACTAGTTTTTCAGTGACAGATTCTGCATCATGACCAACAGGACAAGATTGGAGCAATGAGAATGTATCAGGTAGCTGGGATTCGGGTAGGATGGATGATCGCGTCTGACGAGCCTGCACCTGAAAGTATTTCTTCTTATGACGAAGATGAGGTATCCAAGTTTCGTCAAATGAGCAGACATGTTTGATTGCCGCCGAATCACCAAGTATCAGATCACATGCTCTCTGATAATGCTTAAAAATctacatcatcaattcatcatcatcatcatcataatattaaaattaaaaatctaaaatgaaaaaataaatgtgAAACCAATCAAGAGTGAAGACTGACCGATTTAAACGAAACGGCAATTCGATGCTGTTGGAGAGCGGGACTGGCGACGGCgtcgttgttgttgttgttgttgtcgtgGAGTTGTTGCTGTAATTTGAGCTCGGAAGCCTGAGCGGAGAAGAGGCGGTGCAGAGCCTCGGCGAAGACGAGAGTCAAGTCGAGGGTGGCGGAGACGCCCTTGGCAAAATCCTTCCAGAGTTTGAAGAAGAATTTGGCGGCGGCATTGAAGGCGTCCATTGCAAGGTGACGGCCAAGGGCGGTGTTGTGGTCGCAAGAGGCCCCAATCTGGCTGCATACGGCGCCAAGGTTGAAGAGAACAGCAGCCTTCTCCAATTGGATGCTGTTGCGCTGCGAGGAGACCCCATCCTCATGCTCGGGGAGGAAGGCGTCGTACCAGAAAAAGGTGATCGGGTCGGAGCCGGCGTCGACGTCGGAGGAGACAGCCGTGAAGAGTGGGTCAACCATGCAGAGACATTTGAAGTAGTGCATGAGGCAGTCACGTTGCATGGAAAATGAGAGGTCCCCAAATCGCTCCACTATGTCCTTGCGGCATTTGTTTAGGGTTTCGAGAACGTTTTAAACTTTCTGTGCATCGCTCTCTGAGTATCTTGTCGCTGCCAAGTTGCGTAACGGCCTGTACAGCTCCACCGGATCAGTCTTCTTCACTGGGATTTTCAGCACCCTTTCTGGATTCGGGTTCGGGTTCAACAATCTCTGATTACCGTTGCTCATAGCGATGGCGAACCAGGGTAGGATTAGGAATGAGTAAATCGATGAAAATCTGAATTGGATTTGTAACTTCCGCACCCTCCCGTTCCTCTTTAACCTATCCAATAAAACATTATTTCTGTTTTTACTAAAACGGGCCTAAAGACACACcttggattggagaattcttGTTCAACAAAAATCCAATCTACCCGAACCAGAAATAAAGCTTGGAGGCCCAAACACAAAAATTTAttcctatttttatatatttatacaatGGAGATAGTAGAGGTAGAAATTCTGACGATAAAAGCGAGGTTGCTAGTGGTGATGGTGgacttttttttgtatttaacTTTGGAAAAGGAGGGTTTAACATTATAAATAAAACCAACACTAAATTTATGTTAGTATTTAAGATGCTTTTTAGCAAATTCAGAAATCTTATCCCCCTTCTTTTTAATTAAGGGTCGCGTTGGCTTTTGAATAATTGCGTCCAAATGTGTTAATCTACACTCACCAAATCATAGTTTGAGTTTCTCTGCGCCAAATTAAACACCAACTATAATTAGCAAATTTGGATAAATGGGTCAACAGCAATAGCAAAAGATGTAACACTACAATATTATTTTACATGGTCCAGATAATATATAAACTGCAAAGCAAGATAATCCGACTTTGGGGATTATCATTCTTGATACTAGTTCAACCACCAATAACACCAACCTAGAGAACAAATCCTGCTTATATTAGAA from Arachis ipaensis cultivar K30076 chromosome B02, Araip1.1, whole genome shotgun sequence harbors:
- the LOC107624089 gene encoding uncharacterized protein LOC107624089 — its product is MSNDNQRLLNRNPNPERLLAIPVKKSDPVELYRPLRNLVTRKYSESDAQKVESVLETLNKCRSDMVERGDLSLPMQRDCLIHYFKCLCMVDPLFTAISSDSHSDPIVFVWYDAFNSEHENGVSSQRNSIQLEKASVLFNLGAVCSQIGASCDRTTPLGRHVAIDAFNAATKFFLKLWQVLAKDVSATLDLTLRFVESLHRLCGAQALELRLKQQLDSNNNDAAASSALQQHVIAVMFKSVFANYFRINDLILGDSAATEHVFSFDRTWIAHLHQKVKFFTVEAHQRRSSILPKSELSVQSCPVGHDAESVTEKLVGGICSQAYHWRPKQQGIYLDLILFEYSPFKIMDGGKLVANPWDMPPPYPTNFAIRSSSFPSHILAFPLKKTEPLDLYGTLRNYFVFKYSESMAERVEGLLQMLNKLRSEMLRDDLSLPVRRDCLIHYFKCLCMIEPLFLMTDLPNPPIFVWYDAFNPQQKSSQHHIHFEKASVLFNLGALCTQIALSCDLTTIQGHRLAKDALNDASHWFFRLPLEAKKVSATIDLSINCARMLHEIISAQIADLEWNFPHSRSDRSSLPVTLLYQKAYALLTSGPENLVPSSIPQYLEEKMKTYAVETAPTDVTEQFLSGYCMAQSVLQKSCLPPCLDLLSEVGPIMIKDGNFVTNLRGSISRIGGDELPRDLSNMSIN